GTTTGAACGGGCGTGCCGTAATATGCTTCCGTTGAGTTATGCGGAATATCATGATTTTCTTTTAGATAAAGAGCAGTATCGTACGTGGATTGAACTGCAGACGTTATTAGGTTTTTCAATTGAAGAAATGGATACTTATGTGTTAAGAGATATTGAAAAAAGTGAGCCGGGTGTCCTTTTGCCTCTTTATGTTAAAACGGTTAAGCATGAAATCAGTATGAAGACCCGTGAAAATTATAAAATGGCTGTGCGCTATTTGAAGAGAATGAAATCTCAGTACAAAAAGCTGAAGCGCGAAGAAGTATGGGAAAATTATATTTTGCAGCTATCGGATGAACATAAACGACTACGTGCATTTCAGGAAGAATTGAAGAAAGGGAAGCTGATCCATGATTAATACGATCAATATTGTACTGCATGCAGAGCAAATTGAGAACAATTCGTTTTATGTGTATTGTACATCTGCACACGACGAAAGCCCGCTTACAGTTGAAGAGTTTTCCCGTTATCTTTTCACCTGGCACGAGTCTTCTTTTTTCGGAACAAAATTAGAGGACATTAGCTATATCGGCTTGCCAGCTGTTCAGCTCTCAGCATGGATGATGGTCGAGCTGCTCGGAAAAGAAACGTACAATTCACTTGCGACGATTTCGTTGTCAGAAGATGCAGAGCGCCTTGCCCATGTGGCCCATACGATTTATGACATCATCGCAAATGGTGAGTATGTGCCTGATTTTGAAGGCTGGAAGCAAGGTGTGACACGCTTTAAAGATGCCCGAAATGAGCTCGAAGGCTTTGCTTTGGAATGGTTTTCTGCGGCTATGAACGATCTGATCGAAAATGATTTGATTCTTCATGATGCATGGGCAGATATTGTGAATGCTTATCCTGTATTAACAACGTTTCAAGGACATTTCATCGATGAAGCAGATTTTCTTGAAAAAATCGGTTGGCATCACGATGATACACCATTTACAGTTGGCCTTCGATTAAATGAACCAGAAACGGACACTGATGATTGGCAGCTTGAGATTCTTTTGCGTAGTAAAACGGATGAAGATGATTTGATTCATTATCAAGGCGAGCTGCCGAGAAAGTGGAAGCCTTTCTTAAGCAAGATTGAGCGTGAGCAGGAGCGCTTTTCAGAGGTTGTGCCTTGGTTAAGCTTTCAAACTGGAACCACGTATGTGACTGAAGATGAAGCTTGGTTGTTTTTAACCGATGCGAGTGAGACGCTCATTAATATGGGCGTGGAAATTTTGCTTCCATCATGGTGGCAGGTTGTGAAGGATTCGCAGCTTATGCTCAAGGCCAAGGTATCATCGTCCCCTCGTGGGCAGTCATTTGTTGGCATGAACTCATTGATTGATTTTAACTGGCGCTTTTCAACAAACGGCGTGGAGATGAGTGAAGAGGAATTTCTGCAGCTCGTTTCGCAGCAGCGCCGCCTTGTAAATTTTAGAGGACAGTGGATTAAGCTTGATCCTGCCTTCATTAAACAGGTTCAGGCCATTTTGAAAAAAGCTGATCGAGATGGTTTACATTTGTCTGATATTCTTCATCAGGAGCTGAACGCAAAAGATCTTGACGAAGATCATGATGATGTCGTTGATGCACGTGCATTTGCTAATATTCAAATTGAATTGAATCAGCAGATGAGAGGATTGCTTAGAAAGCTGACCGATACGGAGGAGCTGCCTACACACCAGATACCTGAGGAGTTTCAAGGAACACTTCGCCCTTATCAGCAAAATGGTGTGGATTGGTTGTTGTTTTTACGTAGTGTTGGCTTTGGCGCTTGTCTTGCAGATGATATGGGTCTTGGAAAAACGATTCAGATGATTGCTTATTTTTCTTATGTAAAAGCTACGGAAAAGCCTGAGCATCCTGCGCTCATCATTGCGCCAACCTCAGTGCTTGGTAACTGGCAGAAGGAATTTGAAAAGTTTGCTCCGCACTTGAATGTGAAGCTTCATTACGGACCGAACCGCCCTAAGGAAGAGGGGTTTGCTCCTTCATTACAGGGCTATGATGTGATTATTACTTCATATGGACTGTCACATGCTGATTTCGAGGAAGTTTCAGCTGTTAAGTGGAGTACGATTTGTTTAGATGAGGCGCAAAATATTAAAAATGCGCATACAAAGCAATCGCGGGCAATCCGCAAGCTACGCGGGCAGCATCATATTGCCTTAACAGGAACGCCAATGGAAAACCGCTTAACAGAGCTTTGGTCCATTTACGATTTTCTGAATCATGGTTACTTAGGCAGCTTGCATAGCTTTCATAAACGCTATGTTCTTCCAATTGAAAAAGATCGTGATGTGGAGCAAATTGAACAGCTGCAGCGTTATATTAAGCCGTTTTTATTAAGACGTACAAAACGAGATGAACAGGTTGCGTTGAATTTACCTGAAAAGCAGGAGCAGAAAGAGTATATTCCGCTCTCTATTGAGCAGGCCTCATTGTATGAGCAGCTTGTGAAGGATACATTTGAGCAGGTGAATTCATTGGCTGGTATGCAGCGTAAAGCATTGATTTTGAAGATGCTTGGGAAACTGAAGCAAATTTGTAATCACCCTGCCCTGTATTTAAAGGAACAACAGCCAAAGCAGTTAGTTTCTCGTTCACATAAAATTGAGAAGCTTTTAGAACTTACCACCTCCATCCGTGAGCAACAGGAAAGCTGCTTAATTTTCACGCAATATATCGGCATGGGTGAAATGATGAAAGGGCTGCTGGAAAAGGAATTTGGTGAAAAGGTGTTGTTTTTGAACGGAAGTGTGATGAAATCAGAGCGTGACCGAATGGTTGAATCGTTTCAAAACAAGGACTTTCCGTTTTTAATTCTTTCATTGAAGGCTGGTGGAACAGGACTGAATTTAACAGCCGCCAACCATGTAATCCACTATGATCGCTGGTGGAATCCTGCCGTTGAAAACCAGGCAACAGACCGCGCCTACCGAATTGGTCAGGACCGCTTCGTTCATGTTCATAAACTCATTACAACCGGAACGATTGAGGAAAAAATTGATGAGATGCTCGAGAAAAAGCAATCATTAAATGATGAAATTATCCAGAGTGAGAATTGGATTACAGAGCTTTCTTCTGATGAGCTTGAAGAGCTCTTTACGTTATCGATGAGCTAGGAAGGGGTTTTTTCAGATGGCAACAAAGCAAAAAAGCAAGAAGAAAAATGAAGAAAAAAAGGCCCCACAGTGGCAAAAGCTAGTTACATTAATTGAAAAGAAGGTTTCGAAGTAGAGCGACAGTTTTTTAGCTGTCGTTTTTTTGTTTTTCCGTTACATTCTTTAAATAAAAATGGCTGATCGCTAAGCAATCAGCCATTTTATTACATTTCCATTTCAACCGCGTTATCAATAACCTCTTGAGGAACTTTTACTTCTTCAATTTCATTATAATCAGTGTACGTTCCTTCCATATTTTGCTTCAGTTTAACAGTTTCACCTTCAGCGGTAATTTCCATATCCATTACCGTATTTAGGCTTGTTGGGTAGTATGTTTCTTTGTTGATGTGGATTTCATACTTAATTTCATTGATCTTCATATTATTAAAAACATCTCCACCTGCGTAAAGATCTTGTGGAAGTGTTTGTTCGACTGTTTCTTTAATAAAGTCTGTGAATTTTTCACCTGATGCATTTAATTTTAAAATGAAGTTTTTATCATCTTGCTCAAATGTAAAGTCATCAACAAATTGTTGAAGCTTTTTTAGCTCTTCTGCTGGATTTGTTTCTTGTGTTGATGTTTGCATCAGTTGATCTGACATTTCCTTCGGGAACGTCATCCATTGATTTGTTGATGAGTCAAATACAAAAATTCCATCAGGGGAGAAATATGTTTCAGTTGTATAAGTATTTTCCGCTCCAGCTTCGTTCATGTTCATATCCATTTTTTGATATAGTGTCATTGGATTTGTTACAACCTTCATATCAATGGTTGAATCCATATCAATTTCTTCTGTTTGCTCAGAAGCAGACATTTCTTGAGTCATATCCATTTTAACAGCGAAGCTTTTCACTGATTCTGAAGCTTCCATTGATTTTGTCATTACTTCTTCAAGAGTTAGTTCTGATGTGTTTTCCTTTTTTGTGCTTTCTTCTGTTGGCTCTGCTTCTTCGTTAGTTGTTTTTGCTGTTTGATCACATGCTGCAAGCATAAACATTAATAAAGCGGCAAAAACAACCGATAGTGTTTTTTTCAATTTGTACACTCCTTCTTCCCTTTTATATGTTATACGAATAAGTTCCCAGGAAGTTTCATATTTCTCCCAGAAACTATGGACTATGTGTAATGATAATAGAGATAGAGGGAAAATTCATGGTACAAATTAACGAGTTTTGGACAAAAGATTCCTATCATCAAATTTGCAAAAAAATCGGCTGATCACCTCACAGCAATCAGCCTTAAAAAATGTGGAATTAAGGGGATACCATTGATTCTTTCTCATGAAGAGAACGAGGGAAAATTAAGCTTCTTGCTCGACTAGTTCACGTGGCTTACCACTCATAAAGCGAACAGAATCAGCAACAACTTCTGTAACATAAACACGGGTTTTTTCAGCATTTTCATAGCTTCGTGTTTGGATACGACCTGTGACACCTACGATTGAACCTTTGCGGCAGTAGTTAGCCGTATTCTCAGCAGTTCGTCTCCACACCGTACAATTCACAAAATCTGTTTCAATTTCTCCGGCTGCATTTCGGAAGCTTCGGCTAACAGCAAGTGTGATGTTCGCCACCGGTGCTCCATCAGCTGTGTAGCGAATTTCGGGGTCTTTTGTTAATCTTCCAACCAAAATGATTTGATTGATCACTTCATTCCTCCTTTCCTTTTTTGTACAAGCTTATTGTATTCGATTCCTAAGGATTGGAAAAATGAGTGAAATTGTTTTTTTATTTGCTTCTGTGCTATGAAACTAAATTTTTCTTATAAGGAAATAAATTTTTTAATTTGGTTTTATCTTGATACAACAAAATTCAACAATTTTCTAGTTTTTTTAATAATGTTGGTCTGTTAGTCGTTGTAGGGAATTCGTTACATATGAAAAATTGTTTTCACCAGTGAAGCTTACACTTTGAAGAATGTGTTGAAAGGATTGAGATTGAATGATTTCTTCATGAAGAGGTGTGTCAATATAGTGTTTTTCATCCTCATTCCAGGTAAAATACTGAATGGATAAGTCACTTTTTTCTAATTGAAAAATGATACGTAGAATACTATTCAAATTTGGCTCTAAATATCGGATATCGACTGTGGCGTGTACAGGAACCCGAAAATGATGATAGTTTGTTGTACCTACTTCTTGATCTCCTACTCTCAGAATAACTAAGTTTCCATCGGTATGTTCTCTAACTCGTTGTGGATTTTTTTCTAAGTAAATTGATTTCAGCCTAAATTCAACCATTTCATGACCTCTCTTCAATTATTTGTCAATGTAAGTATATTCCAATTTATCCTATTTCAAAATTTAACTATTTTTCATTTTTGGCTAAATTTGACGAAATATCGGGAAAAAGATAGTTTCATCTCTTTCTTTCGTTGTATTTTACGTATTTTCTTAAATTAGGACGAATTATCTATTTTTGTACAGTATTAGAACATCACTCCATATGTTCTGTATTAGAACATACCTTGTCCCTATTCTCCTTTACGATAACAGTAAGCTTGGAGAAGGGAAATGTTGTTACATGAGAGAATTAGAGAAATTCCAAATGAATCTAAGATTTTATCGTGAACAAAATGGTTGGTCACAGGAGCAGTTGGCCGAAACAATCAGCGTATCCCGACCAGTTATTACCCGCCTTGAAACAGGTGAGCAAGCTCCAGATCTTTCTTATTTAATATCGCTTAGCAATGCGTTTCAAGTAAGCATCGATCATCTGCTTGGACGCGATGAACAAACAAATGAATATCTTTATGAAATGTATGGAAAATATCAAGCTGAAGGCTCCGTTTCTCAGTTGATTGATTATTTAATAAAAAACCCTAAGTTCACGCAAAGCCTGCAAGAGCTTTTATTAGTAAAAACGAAAGACCGAAAAGAAATTGAAGCCATCATTATGACCGTCATTGAACGGGTATCAAATGTTTCGAAATAGACCGTCGATTGGCTCATTCTGTAGTTTGTGATCTCTATGGTATACTAAAAGAAAACGAGCTAGCGAGGATGATATCATGAAAACGTTCAAGCTTGTCGGTCTACAAATTGATGATACAGCAGTAATTGAAAACAAAGTTATTTCTTTGAAAGATGGTCTTGTGATTAACAAAGAAGATGGCGAAAACTCCTGGTTAATCGAAGCTTTAATTTCAAAAGAATGGTTACCTTTTTTTAAAGAGCACGTGGAACAACCAGACACTCACCTGAAGGTCCTTGTTACAATCTCCAAAACAACCAACACACCTGCACAAATATCCGCTAGTGTGAAAAACATTACAGAATTGGAGGAATCTATTTCTGTTTTGTTGGATGGACGGTTGTTGGCGAGGTCGGTTTAGGGCGGAGGTTGTGGTGCCTGTGCGGGGGATGTGGTCCGGAGCGGGGTGCTTGGTGCCTGTCACTTCCCGAATTTTGTCGAATGGCTGCACATGGTTGTGTGGCTTTTTTGTGTTTTTTCAAAGTGTATTTCACAGCCAAGAACATCTTTTTTCACAGCAAAAGGCCCAGAACTACATCGGGTTCTGGGCTAAAGCTTCTTAAAATATTTTTTTCCGATCTCTTTCGTCTTTTAGAATCTCAACCGCTTCTCTGAAACGTTGAGAATGGACAATTTCGCGTTCACGTAGG
This genomic stretch from Metabacillus sp. B2-18 harbors:
- a CDS encoding DEAD/DEAH box helicase — protein: MINTINIVLHAEQIENNSFYVYCTSAHDESPLTVEEFSRYLFTWHESSFFGTKLEDISYIGLPAVQLSAWMMVELLGKETYNSLATISLSEDAERLAHVAHTIYDIIANGEYVPDFEGWKQGVTRFKDARNELEGFALEWFSAAMNDLIENDLILHDAWADIVNAYPVLTTFQGHFIDEADFLEKIGWHHDDTPFTVGLRLNEPETDTDDWQLEILLRSKTDEDDLIHYQGELPRKWKPFLSKIEREQERFSEVVPWLSFQTGTTYVTEDEAWLFLTDASETLINMGVEILLPSWWQVVKDSQLMLKAKVSSSPRGQSFVGMNSLIDFNWRFSTNGVEMSEEEFLQLVSQQRRLVNFRGQWIKLDPAFIKQVQAILKKADRDGLHLSDILHQELNAKDLDEDHDDVVDARAFANIQIELNQQMRGLLRKLTDTEELPTHQIPEEFQGTLRPYQQNGVDWLLFLRSVGFGACLADDMGLGKTIQMIAYFSYVKATEKPEHPALIIAPTSVLGNWQKEFEKFAPHLNVKLHYGPNRPKEEGFAPSLQGYDVIITSYGLSHADFEEVSAVKWSTICLDEAQNIKNAHTKQSRAIRKLRGQHHIALTGTPMENRLTELWSIYDFLNHGYLGSLHSFHKRYVLPIEKDRDVEQIEQLQRYIKPFLLRRTKRDEQVALNLPEKQEQKEYIPLSIEQASLYEQLVKDTFEQVNSLAGMQRKALILKMLGKLKQICNHPALYLKEQQPKQLVSRSHKIEKLLELTTSIREQQESCLIFTQYIGMGEMMKGLLEKEFGEKVLFLNGSVMKSERDRMVESFQNKDFPFLILSLKAGGTGLNLTAANHVIHYDRWWNPAVENQATDRAYRIGQDRFVHVHKLITTGTIEEKIDEMLEKKQSLNDEIIQSENWITELSSDELEELFTLSMS
- a CDS encoding DUF6612 family protein is translated as MKKTLSVVFAALLMFMLAACDQTAKTTNEEAEPTEESTKKENTSELTLEEVMTKSMEASESVKSFAVKMDMTQEMSASEQTEEIDMDSTIDMKVVTNPMTLYQKMDMNMNEAGAENTYTTETYFSPDGIFVFDSSTNQWMTFPKEMSDQLMQTSTQETNPAEELKKLQQFVDDFTFEQDDKNFILKLNASGEKFTDFIKETVEQTLPQDLYAGGDVFNNMKINEIKYEIHINKETYYPTSLNTVMDMEITAEGETVKLKQNMEGTYTDYNEIEEVKVPQEVIDNAVEMEM
- a CDS encoding single-stranded DNA-binding protein, yielding MINQIILVGRLTKDPEIRYTADGAPVANITLAVSRSFRNAAGEIETDFVNCTVWRRTAENTANYCRKGSIVGVTGRIQTRSYENAEKTRVYVTEVVADSVRFMSGKPRELVEQEA
- a CDS encoding helix-turn-helix domain-containing protein, with amino-acid sequence MNLRFYREQNGWSQEQLAETISVSRPVITRLETGEQAPDLSYLISLSNAFQVSIDHLLGRDEQTNEYLYEMYGKYQAEGSVSQLIDYLIKNPKFTQSLQELLLVKTKDRKEIEAIIMTVIERVSNVSK
- a CDS encoding YwpF-like family protein, with amino-acid sequence MKTFKLVGLQIDDTAVIENKVISLKDGLVINKEDGENSWLIEALISKEWLPFFKEHVEQPDTHLKVLVTISKTTNTPAQISASVKNITELEESISVLLDGRLLARSV